In one window of Catalinimonas alkaloidigena DNA:
- a CDS encoding heavy-metal-associated domain-containing protein, with protein MKTSKFKTNINCGGCIATVTPHLNDVKGIEEWNVDTSDKDKILTVKGDFSEEDVKTKVQEAGFRIEEKRGLFSSLF; from the coding sequence ATGAAAACCAGCAAGTTTAAAACCAACATCAATTGCGGGGGCTGCATCGCCACCGTGACGCCTCACCTGAACGACGTGAAAGGCATTGAAGAATGGAACGTCGATACGAGCGATAAGGATAAGATCCTGACCGTGAAAGGCGATTTTTCAGAAGAAGACGTCAAGACCAAAGTACAGGAAGCCGGTTTCCGCATCGAAGAGAAGCGGGGGCTGTTCAGTAGCCTGTTCTGA
- a CDS encoding amidohydrolase family protein, whose protein sequence is MRSLRKSWRVCLLLLCGCMSLRAQAQRSPEELLLKDYRPVSIYRTPHTHVQRAKYPAIDFHAHPLRDPAVSVADWVAIMDSLGIDKSVVLTYATGPLFDSLAGVYGQYPERFILFCGFDYSGYDQPGFGPAAVAELERCYRMGARGVGELGDKGKGLFYSKPVPAYGMHIDDPRMAPLLEKCADLHMPISIHVAEPIWMYQPMDSTNDGLMNAFTWRLDDQPDIVDHAGMIKILENAVRQHPRTTFVACHYANCSYDLTILGRLFDRYPNLYADIAARYAETAPIPRYVAAFYKRYANRLVYGTDMGVDPAMYRTTFRMLETSDEHFYEHDLFGYHWVLSGWDLPDAVLKKVYRSNARKLLR, encoded by the coding sequence ATGCGATCGCTCAGGAAATCGTGGCGAGTGTGCCTCCTGCTGTTGTGCGGCTGCATGTCGCTGAGGGCACAAGCCCAACGGTCGCCGGAGGAACTTTTGTTGAAAGACTACCGGCCGGTGTCGATCTACCGCACGCCCCACACCCACGTGCAGCGCGCGAAATACCCCGCCATCGACTTTCATGCGCATCCGTTGCGCGACCCTGCCGTGTCGGTAGCCGACTGGGTGGCGATTATGGACTCGCTGGGCATCGACAAAAGCGTGGTCCTGACCTACGCGACCGGTCCCCTGTTCGATTCGCTGGCGGGGGTATACGGGCAGTATCCCGAGCGGTTTATCCTCTTTTGCGGCTTCGACTATTCGGGGTACGACCAACCCGGTTTTGGGCCCGCCGCCGTGGCCGAACTGGAGCGGTGCTACCGGATGGGCGCGCGGGGCGTCGGTGAGTTGGGCGATAAAGGGAAAGGGCTGTTCTACTCCAAGCCGGTCCCGGCCTACGGCATGCACATTGACGATCCGCGCATGGCCCCGCTCCTGGAAAAGTGTGCCGACCTCCACATGCCGATCAGCATCCACGTCGCCGAACCGATCTGGATGTACCAGCCGATGGACTCGACCAACGACGGCCTGATGAACGCATTCACGTGGCGGCTCGACGACCAACCCGACATCGTGGACCACGCGGGTATGATCAAAATTCTGGAAAACGCGGTCCGGCAGCACCCGCGCACCACCTTCGTGGCGTGTCACTACGCCAACTGCAGCTACGACCTGACGATCCTGGGACGGTTGTTCGACCGGTACCCTAACCTGTATGCCGACATTGCCGCCCGCTATGCCGAAACGGCCCCCATTCCCCGCTACGTGGCGGCGTTCTACAAACGCTACGCTAACCGGCTCGTGTACGGGACCGACATGGGCGTCGATCCGGCCATGTACCGCACCACGTTTCGCATGCTGGAAACCTCTGACGAGCACTTCTACGAGCACGACCTGTTTGGCTACCACTGGGTACTTTCCGGATGGGATCTGCCTGACGCGGTGCTGAAAAAAGTGTACCGGAGCAACGCACGGAAACTGTTGCGCTAA
- a CDS encoding YDG/SRA domain-containing protein gives MPGYPEGYEFQSRLELSLSGVHAPRQAGISGNQQEGADSVVISGGYEDDEDYGDEIIYTGHGGRDLNTGKQGTDQLLHRNNLALAKNCQTGLPVRVIRGKRPSSRFAPQEGYRYDGLFRVEAYWKERGRSGFLIWRFRLRKIEPPSVATLQEPSATYGSPQRLSTVVQRIVRDTAQGRSLKALYQFQCQVCGVAVPTTAGGYAEAAHIRPLGRPHAGPDVLENLLCLCPNHHVMLDFGGFGIADDFSLLSLSGSLLLHPKHSLGREFLQYHRDHIYQ, from the coding sequence ATGCCGGGATACCCCGAAGGGTACGAATTTCAGTCCCGGCTGGAACTGTCGTTGAGTGGCGTTCATGCTCCCCGGCAGGCCGGCATCAGCGGTAATCAACAGGAAGGCGCCGATTCTGTTGTGATTTCAGGTGGGTACGAAGACGACGAAGACTACGGCGACGAAATCATCTACACGGGGCACGGCGGTCGTGACCTGAACACTGGAAAGCAGGGCACCGATCAATTGCTGCATCGCAACAATCTGGCACTGGCGAAGAATTGCCAGACCGGCCTGCCCGTGCGGGTGATTCGGGGAAAAAGGCCGTCGTCGCGTTTTGCGCCGCAGGAAGGGTACCGGTACGACGGCCTGTTTCGGGTCGAAGCGTACTGGAAAGAGCGGGGGCGAAGTGGCTTTCTGATCTGGCGCTTTCGGTTGCGAAAGATCGAACCCCCTTCTGTGGCGACGCTACAGGAGCCATCAGCAACGTATGGTTCTCCCCAAAGATTGTCGACGGTCGTGCAACGCATCGTGCGTGATACGGCACAGGGACGATCTCTGAAAGCACTCTATCAGTTTCAATGTCAGGTCTGTGGTGTTGCGGTGCCCACCACGGCAGGCGGGTACGCGGAAGCCGCGCACATCCGGCCGTTGGGCAGGCCCCATGCGGGTCCCGATGTGCTGGAAAACCTGTTGTGTCTCTGTCCTAACCACCATGTGATGCTCGACTTCGGGGGCTTTGGTATTGCGGATGATTTTTCGCTGCTAAGTCTGTCCGGGTCGCTCCTGCTTCATCCCAAACATAGCCTCGGGCGGGAGTTCCTGCAATATCATCGGGATCACATCTACCAATAA
- a CDS encoding four-helix bundle copper-binding protein — MDTQTQQLSVKLADCVAACNHCATACLEEDNVKMMASCIRTDLDCAAICSTALGFVNRQSQFTDDLLRQCIEICNACEKECRQHDHDHCQACADACQACAKACENYVGTHV; from the coding sequence ATGGATACGCAAACCCAACAACTTTCGGTCAAGCTGGCCGATTGTGTCGCCGCCTGTAACCACTGTGCCACGGCCTGCCTCGAAGAAGATAATGTGAAAATGATGGCCAGTTGCATCCGCACTGACCTGGACTGCGCCGCCATCTGTTCGACTGCCCTCGGCTTTGTGAATCGCCAATCGCAGTTCACCGACGATCTGTTGCGGCAGTGCATCGAAATTTGCAATGCCTGCGAAAAAGAGTGCCGCCAGCACGACCACGACCACTGCCAGGCTTGTGCCGACGCGTGTCAGGCCTGCGCCAAAGCGTGCGAAAACTACGTTGGCACCCACGTCTAA
- a CDS encoding copper-translocating P-type ATPase: MAHEHHPHGAPVAEQTPHASHPHGAPATHAAHPPDSAPSHQHGAHGGHHQHMLADFQRRFWVALVLMVPVLVLAPMIQAWFGYRLSFPGDRYVVAVLATVLYGYGGWPFLKGMVDELRQRQPGMMTLVALAITVAYVYSTAIAFGLEGMTFYWELATLIVLMLAGHWIEMKSVMQASNALEKLMALMPDTAHRVRSDGGTEEVPVQELKQGDVILVKPGEKVAADGTVQEGKSFLDESVLTGESKPVERHEGQAVIAGAINGKGSLRVRVKAAQDDSYLSKVIRLVNDAQQKKSRTQHLADRAAFWLTFVALGAGAVTLVAWLLAGRELSFVLERVVTVMVIACPHALGLAIPLVVAISTSMAARNQLLIRNRTAFENARKIDTLVFDKTGTLTLGTFAVTRYEGRNGFDAQEVLRLAAAAEQDSEHPIAGGILKTARDANLTLPASRAFENRTGEGIRAEVEGKTVEVVSPGYATKRGFGAAAQVDATEAETLVFVLVDGTLAGYLALSDQVRATSADAIRTLKAMGIKTYMMTGDVENVARHLSQQLQMDGYFAGVLPDQKQEKVKQLQHEGRFVAMTGDGVNDAPALAQANVGIAVGSGTDVAAETADIILVESDPQDVVKLIRFGRATYRKMIQNLFYATAYNVVAIPLGAGALAWAGIMISPAVGAILMSLSTVVVAINAQLLRRSMKKEVRSIVP; encoded by the coding sequence ATGGCACACGAACACCACCCGCACGGCGCGCCCGTTGCGGAACAGACCCCTCATGCCTCCCATCCCCACGGCGCGCCTGCCACACACGCAGCGCACCCACCCGATTCAGCCCCCTCCCACCAACATGGTGCGCACGGCGGTCATCACCAGCACATGCTGGCGGATTTTCAGCGGCGCTTCTGGGTAGCGCTGGTACTGATGGTACCCGTGTTGGTACTGGCCCCGATGATCCAGGCGTGGTTCGGCTATCGGTTGAGCTTTCCCGGCGACCGTTACGTGGTGGCGGTGCTGGCCACGGTCCTGTACGGCTACGGGGGCTGGCCTTTTCTGAAAGGCATGGTCGACGAACTGCGGCAGCGCCAGCCGGGCATGATGACCCTCGTTGCCCTGGCCATTACGGTGGCCTACGTCTACAGCACCGCCATCGCTTTTGGGCTGGAAGGCATGACGTTCTACTGGGAGCTGGCAACCCTGATCGTGCTGATGCTGGCCGGTCACTGGATCGAAATGAAATCGGTGATGCAGGCCTCGAATGCGCTGGAGAAGCTGATGGCGCTGATGCCCGATACGGCCCATCGGGTACGGAGCGATGGTGGTACGGAAGAGGTTCCGGTGCAGGAACTGAAACAGGGCGACGTTATTCTGGTCAAGCCCGGCGAAAAGGTAGCGGCCGACGGCACGGTGCAAGAGGGCAAAAGTTTTCTGGACGAATCGGTACTGACCGGTGAGTCGAAGCCGGTCGAACGGCACGAAGGGCAGGCGGTCATTGCCGGCGCCATCAACGGCAAAGGATCGCTGCGCGTTCGGGTAAAAGCGGCACAGGACGACTCCTACCTCTCGAAGGTCATTCGGCTGGTGAACGATGCGCAGCAGAAGAAATCGCGGACGCAACACCTGGCCGACCGGGCCGCCTTCTGGCTGACGTTCGTGGCGTTGGGAGCGGGTGCCGTGACGCTCGTGGCGTGGCTGCTGGCGGGTCGCGAGTTGAGCTTTGTGCTGGAACGTGTCGTGACGGTCATGGTCATTGCCTGTCCGCATGCGCTGGGGCTGGCCATTCCGCTCGTGGTGGCGATCTCTACCTCCATGGCCGCCCGCAACCAGTTGTTGATTCGCAACCGAACGGCCTTCGAAAACGCCCGGAAAATCGACACCCTGGTCTTCGACAAAACCGGTACGTTGACACTGGGCACCTTTGCCGTGACGCGCTACGAGGGACGGAACGGGTTCGATGCGCAGGAAGTCCTGCGTCTGGCCGCCGCGGCCGAGCAGGATTCCGAGCACCCGATTGCCGGGGGCATCCTGAAAACTGCCCGCGACGCAAACCTGACGTTGCCCGCCAGTCGCGCGTTCGAGAACCGCACCGGCGAAGGCATCCGGGCTGAAGTCGAGGGAAAAACCGTAGAAGTCGTCAGTCCGGGCTATGCCACGAAGCGGGGATTCGGCGCAGCCGCGCAGGTCGACGCCACCGAAGCCGAAACGTTGGTGTTTGTGTTGGTTGACGGAACGCTGGCAGGCTACCTGGCCCTCTCCGACCAGGTGCGCGCAACGTCGGCCGATGCCATCCGCACCCTGAAGGCGATGGGTATCAAGACGTACATGATGACGGGAGATGTCGAAAACGTGGCACGCCACCTGAGCCAGCAGCTGCAGATGGACGGTTATTTCGCGGGCGTGTTGCCCGACCAGAAACAGGAGAAGGTGAAACAACTGCAACACGAAGGCCGGTTTGTGGCCATGACCGGCGACGGGGTGAACGACGCGCCCGCGCTAGCGCAGGCCAACGTCGGCATTGCCGTCGGGTCGGGTACCGACGTGGCCGCCGAAACGGCCGACATCATTCTGGTAGAGAGCGATCCGCAGGACGTGGTCAAACTGATTCGCTTCGGGCGCGCCACCTACCGCAAAATGATCCAGAACTTATTTTATGCCACGGCCTACAACGTAGTCGCCATTCCGCTGGGTGCGGGTGCCCTGGCGTGGGCCGGTATCATGATCAGTCCGGCCGTGGGGGCCATTCTGATGAGCCTCAGCACGGTGGTCGTGGCCATCAATGCACAACTGTTGCGGCGTTCCATGAAAAAGGAAGTCAGAAGCATCGTGCCCTAA
- a CDS encoding NUDIX hydrolase codes for MNIDKYFQAESPAQYLPYLNVSGVIFGFHLNQLKVLLLRWQGTQEWCLPLGIVEVDESVDQAAQRIMQQRTGLKEIFLQQFHTFGETNRYNREATIRRLHLTEQQAHLWPPRVVSISYLALVDYTKVVVQPGPYMDLCGWWLWNQLPPMLFDHAEIIRMAHRTLCQQLHWQPIGYNLLADKFTLPELRHLYETILGRELDPRNFQRKILNLGILERLNERRKGVAHKAPYLYRFHKQRYERALREGNLSFL; via the coding sequence ATGAATATAGATAAATATTTTCAAGCTGAATCGCCCGCGCAGTACCTCCCTTACCTCAACGTCAGCGGGGTCATTTTTGGCTTCCACCTCAACCAGCTAAAAGTGCTTTTGCTGCGCTGGCAAGGCACGCAGGAATGGTGCCTGCCGCTCGGCATCGTCGAAGTAGACGAGTCGGTCGATCAGGCCGCACAACGCATCATGCAACAGCGGACCGGCCTGAAGGAGATTTTCCTGCAACAGTTTCATACGTTCGGCGAAACGAACCGCTACAACCGGGAAGCCACGATTCGCCGGTTACACCTGACCGAGCAACAGGCGCACCTCTGGCCGCCGCGCGTTGTGTCCATCAGTTACCTTGCGCTGGTCGATTACACGAAAGTGGTGGTGCAGCCAGGGCCTTACATGGATCTGTGCGGCTGGTGGCTCTGGAACCAGCTGCCCCCGATGTTGTTCGACCATGCGGAGATCATCCGGATGGCCCACCGTACCCTGTGCCAGCAACTGCACTGGCAACCCATTGGCTACAATCTGCTGGCCGATAAGTTTACGCTACCGGAGCTGCGCCACCTTTACGAAACCATTCTGGGACGCGAACTGGACCCGCGTAACTTTCAGCGGAAAATCTTGAATCTGGGCATTCTGGAGCGGTTGAACGAACGGCGCAAAGGCGTGGCCCACAAGGCACCGTACCTCTACCGCTTTCATAAACAGCGCTACGAGCGCGCCCTGCGCGAGGGCAACCTGTCGTTTCTTTGA
- a CDS encoding DUF885 domain-containing protein, translated as MASLLLSGCSEPSASSDQAQTQTEPSIDSLFAQYYEERLHLYPLEATQAGDARYNDQLPNSIAQAFRTEEQQFFTRYREQLQRYDRAQLDPEQQISYDILKWECDIALESLHYPTHLTPINQFYSLQLTIGQWAGGTGAQPFETPEDYENWLRRLEAFAVWADTAIANMRQGIAQAYVLPRALTEKVIPQMAALAQGPVEHHLFYTPVTRLPDRLSAEEQQRLTQDYKDAVQHMVIPTFQKLHAFFRDEYLPASRNTAGISALEGGKAYYAHQIKTYTTTDMTADEVFALGQREVERLSAEMETVKQQVGFEGDLKAFFDHVRTRQELMPYREPQQVIDHFNDIYERMQPNLRTLFDLVPKTPFEVRRTEAFREQSASAEYNQGSLDGTRPGIFYVPIPDVQHYNVFADEDLFLHEAIPGHHYQISLQQENDRLPDFRKTLWYSAYGEGWALYCESLGKELGLYEDPYQYFGMLSAEMHRAIRLVVDAGIHAKGWTREEAIQYSLDHEAEPEESIVAEVERYMSWPGQALSYKVGQLKIRELRARAEETLGDQFDIREFHNQVLESGCLPLAVLEAKVDRWLDKKKGA; from the coding sequence ATGGCGTCTCTCCTGCTTTCCGGCTGTTCCGAACCTTCTGCTTCGTCTGACCAAGCGCAGACGCAAACCGAGCCCTCCATCGATTCACTGTTTGCGCAGTATTACGAAGAGCGGTTGCACCTGTACCCCCTGGAAGCGACGCAGGCGGGCGATGCGCGCTACAACGACCAACTGCCCAACAGCATTGCGCAGGCGTTCCGCACGGAAGAACAGCAGTTTTTCACGCGCTACCGGGAGCAGCTTCAGCGGTACGACCGGGCGCAGTTGGACCCCGAGCAGCAGATCAGCTACGACATCCTGAAATGGGAATGCGACATCGCGCTGGAAAGTCTGCACTATCCGACGCACCTGACGCCCATCAACCAGTTCTACTCCCTGCAACTCACCATCGGCCAATGGGCGGGGGGAACGGGCGCACAACCCTTCGAAACGCCGGAAGATTACGAAAACTGGTTGCGCCGACTGGAGGCGTTTGCCGTGTGGGCCGATACGGCCATCGCTAACATGCGGCAGGGCATTGCGCAGGCGTACGTGTTGCCCCGCGCCCTGACCGAGAAGGTGATTCCGCAAATGGCGGCGCTGGCGCAGGGGCCGGTCGAGCACCATCTGTTCTACACGCCCGTCACGCGTCTGCCCGACCGCTTGTCGGCAGAAGAGCAGCAACGCTTGACGCAGGACTACAAAGATGCCGTGCAGCATATGGTCATCCCGACCTTTCAAAAACTGCACGCCTTTTTCCGGGACGAGTACCTGCCCGCCAGCCGCAACACCGCGGGCATTAGTGCGCTGGAGGGAGGGAAGGCGTACTACGCGCATCAGATCAAGACGTACACGACGACCGACATGACGGCCGACGAGGTATTTGCGTTAGGGCAGCGGGAAGTGGAACGCCTGTCGGCAGAGATGGAAACCGTCAAGCAGCAGGTGGGCTTCGAGGGGGACCTGAAAGCCTTCTTCGACCACGTCCGCACGCGCCAGGAACTGATGCCGTACCGGGAACCGCAGCAGGTGATCGACCATTTCAACGACATCTACGAGCGGATGCAACCGAACCTGCGGACGTTGTTCGACTTAGTCCCCAAAACACCTTTCGAAGTACGGCGGACCGAAGCCTTTCGGGAGCAGTCGGCCAGCGCGGAATACAACCAGGGCTCGCTCGACGGCACCCGCCCCGGCATCTTCTACGTGCCGATTCCGGACGTGCAGCACTACAACGTATTTGCGGACGAAGATCTGTTTTTGCATGAAGCCATCCCCGGTCACCATTACCAGATCTCCCTGCAACAGGAAAATGACCGGTTGCCCGACTTTCGTAAAACCCTCTGGTACAGCGCCTACGGCGAAGGCTGGGCGCTCTACTGCGAATCGCTCGGCAAGGAACTGGGCCTTTACGAAGATCCCTATCAGTACTTCGGCATGTTGAGTGCGGAGATGCACCGCGCCATCCGCCTGGTGGTCGATGCCGGAATACACGCCAAAGGCTGGACGCGCGAGGAGGCCATTCAATACTCACTCGATCACGAAGCCGAACCCGAAGAAAGCATCGTCGCCGAAGTCGAACGCTACATGTCGTGGCCCGGCCAGGCGCTGTCGTACAAAGTCGGCCAACTCAAAATCCGCGAACTCCGCGCCAGGGCAGAAGAGACGCTCGGCGATCAGTTCGACATCCGCGAATTCCACAACCAGGTACTGGAGTCCGGCTGCCTGCCGTTGGCCGTTTTGGAAGCGAAAGTGGACCGCTGGCTCGACAAGAAGAAAGGCGCGTGA
- a CDS encoding alpha/beta hydrolase, with protein MNHRFPMLVSALLWLMSAGAHAQQSHVNLDWQPQKNTDHLLPYGANVLSPEVHDDQTITFRLKAPDARDVRLTGGPMLLALGEKHPVPFQQQDSVWTLTVGPVKPDIYVYKLMVDGVAVPDPNNTLTGVGAQPGYSSVVVHGNGPAYYDARPVPHGAMTRHIYHSDVLDGERELYVYTPPGYDPTTTYPVLYLLGGSGELASGWSLDGRVNFMMDNLLAEKKAVPMVIAMPNNQVLHRNAPDHVEQTYDLFERELKQQIIPFVEQHYAVRTDRRGRALSGLSMGGRHTQQVGLRNLDLFSSFGVLSAGDLDTETTQAAFLNDRNANQKIDYLFVGQGTGEVNTIGRRAIALHEALQRHQIKHEYYVGGDGAHDWGTWRHLLYYRFLPNLWRTP; from the coding sequence ATGAACCACCGCTTTCCAATGCTTGTGTCCGCGTTGCTATGGCTTATGTCAGCAGGGGCACACGCGCAGCAATCACACGTTAACCTCGACTGGCAGCCGCAAAAAAATACCGACCATCTGTTGCCTTACGGAGCTAACGTCCTCTCGCCGGAAGTGCACGATGACCAGACGATCACCTTTCGCCTGAAAGCACCCGACGCCCGCGACGTCCGGCTGACCGGCGGTCCGATGCTCCTGGCGCTGGGCGAGAAACATCCCGTGCCGTTTCAGCAGCAAGATAGCGTCTGGACGCTGACGGTGGGGCCAGTAAAGCCCGACATCTACGTCTATAAGCTAATGGTCGACGGCGTGGCGGTGCCCGATCCGAACAATACGTTGACCGGCGTCGGCGCACAGCCCGGTTATAGCAGCGTGGTTGTCCACGGCAACGGCCCTGCCTACTACGACGCTCGCCCGGTGCCGCACGGTGCCATGACGCGGCACATCTACCACTCGGATGTGCTAGACGGAGAACGCGAACTGTACGTGTACACGCCACCCGGCTACGACCCCACAACAACGTACCCGGTTCTGTACCTGCTGGGCGGCAGTGGCGAACTGGCCTCGGGCTGGAGCCTCGACGGGCGCGTCAACTTCATGATGGATAACCTGCTGGCCGAAAAAAAAGCCGTGCCGATGGTCATCGCCATGCCCAACAACCAGGTGCTGCACCGCAACGCACCGGACCACGTCGAGCAAACGTACGACTTGTTTGAGCGGGAGCTGAAACAGCAGATCATTCCCTTCGTTGAGCAGCACTACGCCGTGCGGACCGACCGGCGCGGGCGAGCGTTGTCGGGGCTGTCGATGGGCGGACGCCACACACAACAGGTCGGCCTGCGGAACCTGGACTTGTTCAGTTCGTTCGGCGTGCTGAGCGCGGGCGACCTGGATACCGAAACCACGCAAGCGGCTTTTCTCAACGACCGCAACGCCAACCAGAAAATCGATTACCTGTTTGTGGGGCAGGGCACCGGCGAGGTCAACACCATCGGCAGGCGGGCCATCGCCCTGCACGAGGCGCTGCAACGGCATCAGATCAAACACGAGTACTACGTGGGTGGCGACGGAGCGCACGACTGGGGCACGTGGCGGCACCTGCTCTACTACCGGTTTCTTCCCAACCTCTGGCGTACCCCCTAA
- a CDS encoding LamG-like jellyroll fold domain-containing protein, producing MVKSTTLWSAVLLGACLATAHPAEAQSTRSVAPAGGHVVIGNHEVHNITGDLTVMASFKLDSLVVGDNILLSKEGRYEIGINSANGRLKWAMANTQPGWQWSTTNVKIETDTWYHLAFVYSLGERVVKIYLNHALVESAYASGTIGDYYSNQPIRYNELWIGDRQAEIASPNVKNFVGLIDEVHLWNRGLDSASVYDFMECPPTGEEEGLVGYWKFEEKTGTTARDWSSHQHDGELVGKVTWSDEEAPFECLPCRVTETITVYDTVTVSVYDTTRVTVYDTVSIAVTDTLYMDIEITGAEEAPALHTIKVFPNPAKDYVIVDNGDISRLQSYRMVIINSLGQEVFRRSINTVQFRISVQELGAQGVYTIQLFDDTMRLVDSRKLILH from the coding sequence ATGGTAAAATCAACTACGCTTTGGAGCGCAGTCTTACTTGGGGCTTGTCTGGCAACTGCCCACCCCGCAGAAGCGCAGAGTACACGCTCGGTTGCGCCGGCCGGAGGACATGTGGTCATAGGCAACCACGAAGTGCACAACATCACCGGAGACCTGACAGTTATGGCTTCCTTTAAGCTAGACTCGCTGGTGGTGGGCGATAATATTCTTCTGAGTAAAGAGGGGCGCTACGAAATTGGCATCAATTCTGCCAACGGTCGTCTGAAATGGGCGATGGCAAATACGCAACCGGGATGGCAGTGGAGCACGACTAATGTCAAAATAGAGACTGATACATGGTATCACCTTGCGTTTGTCTATTCGCTTGGCGAGCGTGTGGTCAAAATCTACCTAAATCATGCATTGGTAGAGTCCGCCTACGCGTCCGGTACAATTGGTGACTATTACAGCAATCAGCCCATCCGCTACAACGAACTGTGGATTGGTGATCGCCAGGCCGAAATCGCTTCTCCGAATGTGAAGAATTTTGTGGGACTGATTGACGAGGTGCATCTCTGGAATCGAGGGCTCGATTCAGCATCGGTGTATGATTTCATGGAGTGCCCACCCACAGGAGAAGAAGAAGGGCTGGTCGGCTACTGGAAATTTGAAGAAAAAACGGGGACTACGGCCCGCGACTGGAGTAGCCATCAACACGATGGAGAACTGGTAGGCAAAGTAACCTGGAGTGATGAAGAAGCTCCTTTCGAGTGCCTGCCCTGTCGGGTAACGGAAACCATTACGGTTTACGACACCGTGACGGTGAGCGTCTATGACACGACTCGGGTAACGGTGTACGACACGGTTAGCATTGCGGTAACAGACACCTTGTACATGGACATCGAAATTACCGGTGCGGAAGAAGCCCCTGCGCTGCATACGATTAAGGTATTCCCGAATCCGGCCAAAGATTACGTGATTGTCGACAATGGAGACATCAGTCGCTTGCAATCGTACCGGATGGTCATCATCAACAGCCTGGGGCAGGAAGTGTTCCGACGCTCGATTAATACCGTCCAGTTCCGCATCTCCGTTCAGGAACTGGGTGCACAGGGCGTCTACACGATACAACTGTTTGACGATACGATGCGTCTGGTCGACAGCCGCAAATTGATCTTGCACTGA